A stretch of Paenibacillus sp. URB8-2 DNA encodes these proteins:
- a CDS encoding HesB/IscA family protein, whose protein sequence is MISISDAAAEQLKTMRESQEIPNMFLRLGVNPGGCSGFSYAMGFDDNETDQDVYMDVKGLKVVMEKDSLRLLEGLEIDFEESGMTGGFTINNPNASATCGCGHSFRTATDEGKPSEEPC, encoded by the coding sequence ATGATTTCTATCAGCGATGCGGCTGCGGAGCAGCTTAAGACCATGCGCGAATCGCAGGAGATTCCGAACATGTTCCTTCGTCTTGGCGTAAACCCCGGAGGATGCAGCGGATTTTCGTATGCGATGGGTTTTGACGACAACGAGACCGATCAGGACGTCTATATGGATGTGAAGGGCCTCAAGGTCGTCATGGAAAAAGACAGCCTGCGTCTTCTCGAGGGCCTCGAAATCGACTTCGAGGAATCCGGCATGACCGGCGGCTTCACCATCAACAACCCGAACGCCAGCGCCACCTGCGGGTGCGGGCACAGCTTCAGAACGGCGACGGATGAAGGGAAACCGAGCGAGGAGCCTTGCTGA
- a CDS encoding CDI toxin immunity protein, which translates to MDVNERRNRLQYLLERQKSKNKKKMSNSLFEECLVALGDEVAIYSQQKTEEIYQKFEEEYPFTTYGRIDWKNKQYQEITIEDLNKNLTDLEERCLIVWSHGEEPVIEAKLVEILKNIDDVTAVSPDVWIYKENDYVIELFHDGMIRKGYKH; encoded by the coding sequence ATGGATGTAAATGAAAGAAGAAATAGACTTCAATACCTACTTGAACGACAAAAGTCGAAAAACAAAAAGAAAATGTCCAACTCTTTATTTGAAGAATGCTTGGTCGCTCTTGGGGATGAAGTGGCTATTTATAGCCAACAGAAAACGGAAGAGATCTATCAAAAATTTGAAGAAGAATACCCATTTACTACGTATGGCCGAATAGACTGGAAGAACAAGCAATATCAAGAGATAACTATCGAAGATCTAAATAAGAATCTGACTGATTTAGAAGAACGGTGCCTAATTGTATGGAGTCATGGCGAAGAACCGGTTATCGAAGCAAAACTAGTTGAGATTCTAAAGAATATTGATGATGTAACAGCTGTTTCTCCAGATGTATGGATATATAAGGAAAATGATTATGTGATCGAGTTATTTCATGATGGAATGATTAGGAAAGGCTATAAACACTAA
- the mqnE gene encoding aminofutalosine synthase MqnE, whose protein sequence is MSTLITPHTDARMADIIEKVHAGERLTLEDGVYLYDSSDLLTIGQLANEVNRRKNGNKVYFIENMSLYFTNVCESRCAFCNFRKDEGEEGSYTLSGEEMISYVEQHIHPGVREFHIVGGHNAGVPFQYYVDSLQALHDRFPEVTLKAYTAAEIDFFTRISGLSIREVLERLQAAGLKTLTGGGAEILSDQYRQKMHVDKANVEEYLEVHRQAHKLGMRTHTTMLYGSIESHEDRVRHMLQIRELQDETNGFMVFIPLSMQPKSKNAGIMRRNSAYEDLKTIAVSRLMLDNIDHIKAYFINIGPQLTQVSLSFGASDVHGTILKERISHSAGALTPEGLTREELIWMVKGAGKIPVERDTFYNEIKVYE, encoded by the coding sequence ATGTCTACTCTTATTACTCCCCACACCGATGCCAGAATGGCTGATATTATTGAAAAGGTTCACGCCGGCGAGCGATTGACCTTGGAGGATGGCGTTTATTTATATGATAGCAGCGATCTGCTGACCATCGGCCAGCTCGCAAACGAAGTCAACCGGCGGAAGAATGGGAACAAAGTGTATTTTATCGAAAATATGAGCTTGTACTTTACGAATGTGTGCGAATCGCGCTGCGCGTTCTGCAATTTCCGCAAGGATGAGGGCGAAGAAGGCTCGTATACCCTCTCCGGCGAGGAAATGATCTCCTATGTGGAGCAGCATATTCACCCCGGCGTGCGCGAGTTCCACATTGTGGGCGGGCATAATGCGGGCGTTCCCTTCCAGTACTACGTCGATTCGCTTCAGGCGCTGCATGACCGCTTTCCGGAAGTTACATTGAAAGCTTATACGGCGGCGGAGATCGATTTCTTCACCCGGATCAGCGGTCTGAGCATCCGCGAAGTGCTGGAACGCTTGCAGGCGGCAGGCCTTAAGACGCTGACGGGCGGAGGAGCGGAAATTCTTTCCGATCAATACCGCCAAAAAATGCATGTCGACAAAGCAAATGTCGAAGAATATTTGGAGGTGCACCGGCAGGCGCACAAACTCGGCATGCGGACCCATACGACCATGCTGTACGGCTCCATTGAGTCCCATGAGGACCGCGTCCGGCACATGCTGCAAATCCGCGAGCTTCAGGACGAAACGAACGGCTTCATGGTGTTCATCCCGCTGTCGATGCAGCCCAAGAGCAAGAACGCCGGCATCATGCGCCGGAACTCCGCGTACGAAGATCTCAAGACCATCGCCGTCAGCCGGCTGATGCTCGACAACATCGACCATATCAAAGCTTACTTCATTAATATCGGGCCGCAGTTGACCCAGGTATCGCTGAGCTTCGGCGCTTCGGATGTGCACGGAACGATTCTGAAGGAACGGATCAGCCATTCCGCGGGCGCGCTGACTCCCGAAGGTCTTACACGTGAAGAACTGATTTGGATGGTGAAGGGCGCCGGCAAAATCCCGGTTGAGCGCGATACCTTCTACAACGAGATCAAGGTATACGAATAA
- a CDS encoding DUF3885 domain-containing protein, whose translation MKNIIEYIDNNFPNFGSDVHIRFELGEPFRNGSNRRIKQVNQRVVTIFEETFNQSDFIYVFIKDWGNQEDPMFGNTTHEYIYELLNGKTIEEETLFDLDEDVDDEGNRIEIKNEYQIKVLTGLVSSFPYREILEGISHYEQGIEPSIGQRVYFISKDKNIVFNMYDDRGCIIHSRSKEQLRHLYVKYNDWIVNYWREYFDSLYKEE comes from the coding sequence ATGAAAAACATTATTGAATACATTGATAATAACTTTCCGAATTTCGGAAGTGATGTTCATATTAGATTTGAACTAGGAGAACCATTTCGTAATGGATCCAATCGAAGAATAAAACAAGTAAACCAAAGAGTTGTAACTATATTTGAAGAAACATTTAATCAAAGTGACTTTATCTATGTTTTTATCAAAGATTGGGGTAATCAAGAAGATCCTATGTTTGGTAATACAACACATGAATATATTTACGAACTACTGAATGGTAAGACAATAGAAGAAGAAACATTATTTGATTTAGATGAAGACGTGGATGATGAAGGAAATAGAATTGAAATAAAAAATGAATATCAAATCAAAGTCTTAACAGGGCTCGTTTCATCATTTCCATATAGAGAAATACTTGAAGGAATTAGTCATTATGAGCAGGGCATAGAGCCATCTATAGGTCAAAGAGTATATTTTATTAGTAAAGATAAGAACATTGTATTTAACATGTATGATGATAGAGGTTGTATCATTCATTCTAGATCTAAGGAACAATTAAGACATCTCTATGTTAAATATAATGATTGGATAGTGAACTATTGGAGAGAGTATTTTGATAGTTTATACAAGGAAGAGTGA
- a CDS encoding MetQ/NlpA family ABC transporter substrate-binding protein — protein sequence MKKLLLTLLSLTLIAVLAACGSNNGGNKASNAAASDAPAAGASAAPSAELITLVVGASPIPHAEILNAIAPLLEAQGIKLEVKEFTDYVQPNLQLAEGELDANFFQHKPYLDDQNQKNGWNLTSVAAVHVEPFGAYSKKIKSIDELKDGAKVAIPNDATNGGRALILLAKNGLITLKDPNNISSTKSDITENKKNLKIIELEAANLPRQLDEVDLALINANYALEAGLVPTKDALFIESGDSPYANLLVTRPDDKEKDAIKKLAAALTSPEAKKFIEDKYQGSIIPAF from the coding sequence ATGAAAAAATTGCTGTTGACCTTGCTCAGCCTGACGCTGATTGCGGTGCTGGCTGCTTGCGGCTCTAACAACGGAGGAAACAAAGCCTCCAATGCCGCCGCATCCGATGCGCCTGCTGCCGGAGCTTCTGCTGCACCGAGCGCAGAACTGATTACCCTGGTTGTCGGAGCTTCTCCGATTCCGCATGCCGAAATTCTGAATGCCATCGCTCCGCTGCTCGAAGCGCAGGGCATCAAGCTTGAAGTCAAGGAATTCACCGATTATGTACAGCCGAACCTGCAGCTTGCCGAAGGCGAACTGGACGCGAACTTCTTCCAGCACAAGCCTTATCTGGACGACCAGAACCAAAAGAACGGCTGGAATCTGACATCGGTCGCCGCTGTCCATGTTGAACCTTTTGGCGCCTACTCCAAAAAAATTAAATCGATCGACGAATTGAAAGACGGTGCGAAAGTGGCCATCCCTAACGATGCTACCAACGGCGGCCGTGCGCTGATTCTGCTGGCGAAGAACGGTCTGATTACGCTTAAGGACCCTAACAATATTTCGTCTACCAAATCGGATATCACCGAAAATAAAAAGAATCTCAAGATCATCGAGCTGGAAGCCGCCAACCTGCCGCGTCAGCTGGATGAAGTCGACCTTGCGCTGATCAATGCCAACTACGCTCTGGAAGCGGGACTCGTTCCGACGAAGGACGCCCTGTTCATCGAGAGCGGAGATTCCCCATATGCGAATCTGCTCGTAACCCGTCCGGATGACAAGGAGAAAGACGCGATCAAGAAGCTGGCGGCCGCGCTGACTTCCCCGGAAGCGAAGAAGTTTATTGAAGACAAGTACCAAGGCTCCATCATCCCGGCGTTCTAA
- a CDS encoding CHAP domain-containing protein — translation MSRRIIIAEIAKELASRPLVGNDKKCGPDLEPILGYFPRKDKNIGFDWCAAFVYHCCCEAGLKLPIRYPEPVTCNFAWVKAWLDWSQLTGFYFQASDLTYTPEHGDLIIFDNILGDGPQDHIGVVLGMDKDKVITAEGNFHNRSGIFHRDRLKNVNGFIRIDDTYQYMA, via the coding sequence GTGAGTAGAAGAATTATAATTGCTGAAATTGCCAAAGAACTAGCCTCAAGACCTTTGGTTGGAAATGATAAGAAATGTGGACCTGATTTAGAACCAATACTTGGGTATTTTCCTAGGAAGGATAAGAATATAGGATTCGATTGGTGTGCTGCTTTTGTATATCACTGTTGCTGTGAAGCTGGGTTGAAGCTTCCAATTCGATATCCGGAACCCGTTACTTGCAATTTTGCATGGGTTAAAGCTTGGTTAGATTGGAGTCAATTAACTGGATTTTACTTTCAAGCAAGTGACCTAACTTATACCCCAGAACATGGGGATTTGATTATCTTCGATAACATTTTAGGTGACGGGCCCCAAGATCACATTGGAGTGGTTCTGGGCATGGACAAGGATAAAGTAATTACAGCAGAAGGTAATTTTCACAATCGATCAGGCATATTCCATAGGGATCGACTTAAGAATGTTAATGGATTTATTAGGATTGACGATACGTATCAATACATGGCATAG
- a CDS encoding YuzB family protein: protein MRPIIEFCVSNLGHGTEVLKNQLEQNPDYDVVEYSCLGNCSQCRFEPFAMVNGEIIAADSAEELEAAIETKIKELEAWDNLEID from the coding sequence ATGAGACCAATTATTGAATTTTGTGTCAGCAACCTGGGACATGGCACCGAAGTGCTTAAGAATCAACTGGAACAAAATCCGGATTACGATGTTGTCGAGTACAGCTGTCTCGGAAACTGCAGCCAGTGCCGCTTTGAGCCGTTCGCCATGGTAAACGGTGAAATCATTGCCGCCGATTCGGCTGAAGAGCTGGAGGCCGCCATTGAGACCAAGATCAAGGAACTGGAAGCCTGGGACAATCTCGAAATAGACTGA
- a CDS encoding DUF4362 domain-containing protein, translating into MKNILIPIVLLIVFTTLISCSSSDDYIKESDRGYDSNAAINRGDIVDLHGKVTNAEKLDSFILNIEEKRKDKIRITRYTIEGDPIFYDFNFDGKSITYKYDNSNDKFGSSNVKSTVCNNFTKNINGTTIEYKLEECTGKNAEIGSHFRFEIEQ; encoded by the coding sequence TTGAAGAATATATTAATACCAATCGTTCTATTGATAGTTTTTACAACATTAATATCATGCAGTAGTTCAGATGATTATATTAAAGAAAGTGATCGAGGATATGATTCTAATGCCGCGATTAATCGCGGCGATATTGTTGATCTTCATGGAAAAGTCACGAACGCAGAAAAATTAGATTCATTTATTCTCAATATAGAAGAAAAAAGGAAAGATAAAATAAGAATAACCCGGTATACAATTGAAGGCGATCCAATATTTTATGATTTTAATTTTGATGGAAAATCCATTACATACAAATATGATAATTCAAATGATAAATTTGGTTCGAGCAATGTGAAAAGTACAGTATGTAACAATTTTACCAAGAATATTAATGGAACAACAATAGAATATAAGTTAGAGGAGTGTACAGGAAAGAATGCTGAAATAGGTAGTCATTTTAGATTTGAAATAGAACAATAA
- a CDS encoding transposase, with translation MIRRYEICDNQWEKIKDHLPSERKPQGGNTPKDHRQMLNAMLWVARTGAPWRDLPETYGSWSTVYSRVRRWQIAGIWDWI, from the coding sequence GTGATAAGACGATACGAAATCTGTGATAACCAATGGGAAAAAATCAAGGATCATCTGCCGTCGGAACGAAAACCCCAAGGAGGGAACACCCCGAAAGACCATCGCCAGATGCTGAATGCCATGCTGTGGGTGGCGCGAACAGGTGCGCCCTGGCGAGATTTACCGGAAACCTACGGCTCCTGGTCCACCGTCTACAGCCGGGTTCGCCGCTGGCAAATCGCCGGCATTTGGGACTGGATTTAA
- a CDS encoding GNAT family N-acetyltransferase, with amino-acid sequence MVEFPKIETKRLLLRELTLLDAKLVLRHFSDSEVTRYMDIEVCQDIREAEEIIQFHIDDAGCRYGIFDKTNNELVGTCGFHCWEKGQNSRAEIGFDLSSRYWGQGLMQEALEEVIRMGFDIMDLTYIEATVENENIRSQRLLNKMNFIKQVELKDNLDYYILMKQA; translated from the coding sequence ATGGTGGAATTCCCAAAGATTGAAACGAAAAGATTGTTACTGAGGGAACTGACTTTATTGGATGCTAAATTGGTTCTCCGGCACTTCTCCGATTCAGAAGTAACACGATATATGGATATAGAGGTATGTCAAGATATCAGAGAAGCAGAGGAGATAATACAATTTCATATAGATGATGCAGGGTGCAGATACGGGATTTTTGATAAGACTAATAATGAATTGGTTGGAACGTGTGGGTTCCATTGTTGGGAAAAAGGACAAAATTCAAGAGCAGAAATTGGTTTTGATTTATCGTCTAGATATTGGGGACAAGGCTTAATGCAAGAAGCATTAGAAGAAGTTATTAGAATGGGTTTTGATATTATGGATTTAACCTATATTGAAGCAACCGTCGAAAATGAAAATATACGCTCACAAAGATTACTTAACAAAATGAATTTTATAAAACAAGTAGAATTGAAGGATAATCTAGATTATTACATATTAATGAAGCAAGCGTGA
- a CDS encoding GNAT family N-acetyltransferase — MKIELKPLNTSDFSVVVEWVNQHDQDFLMQWAGPTYQFPLTVEQVEEHYSKGINSLESDVYLYMIKDLTNNEPIGSIQIGRFDINNKEAIIGRFLMKDDEGYRGQGIGRRALYQLVQMGFEIFQLNRIKLNVYDINKRAIECYEV, encoded by the coding sequence ATGAAGATAGAATTAAAGCCTTTAAATACATCAGATTTTTCTGTTGTTGTTGAGTGGGTAAATCAACATGATCAAGACTTTTTAATGCAATGGGCAGGTCCAACATATCAGTTTCCTCTTACCGTTGAACAGGTGGAAGAACATTACTCTAAAGGAATCAACTCGTTAGAATCTGATGTGTACCTTTATATGATTAAAGATTTAACAAATAACGAACCAATAGGATCAATTCAAATAGGTAGGTTCGATATAAACAATAAGGAAGCGATTATTGGAAGATTTTTAATGAAAGATGATGAAGGTTACAGGGGACAAGGTATAGGAAGGCGAGCACTTTATCAATTAGTTCAGATGGGATTTGAGATATTTCAATTGAACAGAATAAAACTTAATGTCTATGATATCAACAAGCGAGCAATTGAGTGCTATGAAGTGTAG
- a CDS encoding NAD(P)/FAD-dependent oxidoreductase produces MKKLLVLGGGYGGLALIQELLEHHLPSDVEIVLIDRMPFQGIKTEYYALAAGTVSDHDLRISFPVHPKLSIKYGEVGSIDLERQIVFMADGEPVPYDLLAIALGCTDNYHGIPGAEEHTCSIQTLSGTRETYRRLNDVKAYGTVNIVGGGLSGVELAAELRESRPDLNISILDRGERVLSAFPAKLSQYVEEWFSEHQVQTLSRISVSHIEKDAVFNGSQAIVSDVTVWTGGIQPVKVVQALNLDKDRGGRVILGQYYNVQEYPEVYVIGDCASLPFAPSAQAAGAQGEQVAQILRALWRNETPRLHKIKLKGTLGSLGKTEGFGLLGSRSVMGRVPRLLKSGVLWMSKRHFG; encoded by the coding sequence ATGAAGAAACTGCTTGTACTCGGCGGCGGCTACGGCGGCCTCGCATTGATCCAGGAATTGCTTGAGCACCATCTCCCGAGCGATGTGGAAATCGTCCTGATTGACCGGATGCCCTTTCAAGGCATCAAAACGGAATATTATGCGCTTGCCGCCGGTACGGTTTCCGATCATGATCTTCGTATCTCCTTTCCCGTCCACCCGAAGCTCTCCATCAAGTACGGCGAAGTCGGTTCCATCGATCTGGAGAGACAGATCGTCTTCATGGCAGACGGCGAGCCTGTACCCTACGACCTGCTCGCTATCGCTCTGGGCTGCACGGATAACTATCACGGCATTCCCGGCGCCGAGGAACATACCTGCAGTATCCAGACTCTCTCGGGGACAAGAGAGACCTACCGCCGCCTGAACGATGTGAAGGCGTACGGCACCGTCAACATCGTCGGCGGCGGCCTTAGCGGGGTCGAGCTTGCAGCCGAGCTGCGTGAAAGCCGGCCTGATCTGAACATTTCTATTCTCGACCGGGGCGAGCGGGTGCTGTCCGCCTTTCCCGCCAAGCTGTCCCAGTACGTCGAGGAATGGTTTAGCGAGCATCAGGTGCAGACGCTCAGCCGGATTTCGGTCTCCCACATCGAGAAGGATGCGGTCTTCAACGGTTCGCAAGCGATCGTTTCGGACGTTACGGTCTGGACTGGCGGCATCCAGCCGGTCAAGGTCGTACAGGCTCTAAATTTGGACAAGGACCGCGGCGGAAGAGTGATTCTCGGCCAGTATTATAACGTCCAGGAATATCCTGAGGTTTATGTGATCGGCGACTGCGCCAGCCTGCCGTTTGCGCCCAGCGCCCAAGCGGCGGGCGCCCAGGGCGAGCAGGTGGCGCAGATTTTGCGTGCCCTGTGGCGAAATGAGACGCCGAGGCTGCATAAAATCAAGCTGAAGGGAACGCTTGGTTCCTTGGGGAAAACCGAAGGCTTCGGCCTTCTAGGCAGCCGTTCCGTCATGGGCCGGGTGCCTCGCCTTCTGAAGAGCGGAGTGCTGTGGATGTCCAAGCGGCATTTCGGTTAA
- a CDS encoding tyrosine-type recombinase/integrase gives MPDEGIWTIPYTIVNIEKLLNACSNDEVKVDRNSWTHESLVQSYTLYLLKREYSHAYVNQAISALKFYFRHVLNLKETAPYIRPKKENKLPNVLSLDEVMLVLKAVNNLKHQAILYLTYSSGLRVGEVVRLRIEDCDNARKVLRVRQGKGRKDRITLLSDAAYQLVRKYVEQEKPEPWLFPGQTPGRHLTERSVQKVFEKALSASGVMKKLGIHALRHSFATHLLENGIDLRYIQELLGHQSSRTTERYTHVSVKDIRRIQSPLDRM, from the coding sequence ATGCCAGACGAAGGCATATGGACGATTCCCTACACTATCGTTAACATCGAAAAGTTGCTGAATGCCTGCTCTAATGATGAAGTGAAGGTGGACCGGAACTCTTGGACCCATGAATCTCTCGTTCAGTCGTATACTCTATATTTGCTCAAACGGGAGTACTCCCATGCCTACGTCAACCAGGCGATCAGCGCGCTGAAATTCTATTTCCGGCATGTTCTTAACCTGAAAGAAACCGCTCCTTATATCAGGCCCAAAAAGGAGAACAAGCTGCCGAATGTGCTTTCGCTTGATGAGGTGATGCTCGTTCTAAAAGCCGTGAACAACCTGAAGCACCAGGCGATTCTGTACTTGACTTATTCTTCGGGCCTGCGGGTTGGCGAGGTGGTTCGGCTCCGGATTGAGGATTGCGACAACGCTCGGAAGGTGCTGCGTGTGCGCCAAGGGAAGGGAAGGAAAGACCGGATTACCCTGCTGTCCGATGCCGCTTATCAGCTGGTCCGTAAATATGTGGAGCAGGAGAAACCCGAACCTTGGCTGTTCCCCGGACAAACTCCCGGCCGACATCTGACCGAACGATCCGTGCAAAAAGTATTCGAAAAGGCGCTCTCCGCCTCCGGTGTGATGAAAAAGTTAGGCATCCATGCGCTGCGTCATTCTTTTGCCACTCACCTGCTTGAAAACGGAATTGATCTGCGCTATATCCAGGAGTTGCTCGGCCATCAGAGTTCTCGTACGACAGAGCGATATACCCATGTAAGTGTAAAGGATATCCGGCGGATTCAGAGTCCTCTGGACCGGATGTAG
- a CDS encoding COG2958 family protein has product MASYSFFDLIDEVFKKVKEPLSEREIWDKAKELGVDKKVGSVGKTPWKTISARIYVNMRDNLNSKYVKVGKRPTRFYLREYQEEEIPSEIEKKLESKEQFKKNYKFNERDLHPILVKFINEDQHFKAYSRTIYHEYSLKKQKGENKWIHPDIVGVYFPFEDFDKLTTDVQKSLSVNSIKLYSFELKVNLNFSNLREYYFQAVSNSSWANEGYLVCLEIKDDAELMNELQRLSSAFGIGIIKLNSEVVSQSEIILPARDRSDLDWTTIDRLIGLNENFKKFFIHITEDIKIGKVKSEYDPIKTDDEMDVYLRNKDFGS; this is encoded by the coding sequence ATGGCTTCCTATTCATTCTTCGATTTAATAGATGAAGTATTCAAAAAGGTAAAAGAACCTCTATCTGAGCGAGAGATATGGGATAAAGCAAAAGAATTAGGGGTCGATAAGAAAGTTGGTAGTGTAGGTAAGACTCCATGGAAGACTATTAGCGCAAGAATTTATGTGAATATGAGAGATAATTTAAATTCGAAGTATGTTAAGGTTGGAAAACGTCCAACTCGATTTTATTTAAGAGAATATCAGGAAGAAGAAATTCCTTCAGAGATAGAGAAAAAATTAGAAAGTAAAGAGCAATTCAAAAAAAATTATAAGTTTAATGAACGAGATTTGCATCCTATACTCGTAAAATTTATTAATGAAGATCAACACTTTAAGGCATATTCTCGCACAATTTATCACGAATACTCGCTTAAAAAGCAAAAAGGTGAAAATAAATGGATTCATCCAGATATTGTAGGAGTTTATTTTCCGTTTGAAGATTTCGATAAATTGACCACTGATGTACAGAAATCACTATCAGTAAATTCGATTAAACTATATTCATTTGAGCTTAAAGTTAATTTGAATTTTTCTAATTTAAGAGAGTATTATTTTCAAGCTGTCTCGAATTCAAGTTGGGCTAATGAAGGATATTTAGTTTGTTTAGAGATCAAAGATGATGCGGAATTGATGAACGAGTTACAAAGGTTAAGTAGTGCTTTTGGTATTGGGATTATCAAGCTTAATAGTGAGGTTGTATCACAGAGCGAGATTATATTACCAGCTAGAGATAGAAGTGATCTTGATTGGACTACAATAGATAGACTAATTGGACTTAATGAAAACTTCAAAAAGTTTTTTATACATATAACTGAGGATATTAAGATAGGAAAAGTAAAGAGTGAGTATGATCCGATCAAGACAGATGATGAGATGGATGTTTATTTAAGAAATAAGGATTTTGGAAGTTAA
- a CDS encoding NifU family protein: protein MSENTQSTSMYDEVLEVLDKLRPFLQRDGGDVELIDVEDGIVKLKLMGACGSCPSSTITLKAGIERALIEEVEGVQEVVQVF, encoded by the coding sequence ATGAGTGAGAATACACAAAGCACTAGCATGTACGACGAAGTGCTGGAAGTTCTTGATAAACTGCGCCCGTTTCTGCAGCGCGATGGCGGTGACGTTGAACTGATCGACGTTGAAGACGGTATCGTGAAACTGAAACTGATGGGTGCCTGCGGCAGTTGCCCAAGCTCCACAATTACGCTGAAAGCCGGAATTGAACGTGCTCTGATCGAAGAAGTTGAAGGCGTCCAGGAAGTCGTTCAAGTATTCTAA
- a CDS encoding Cof-type HAD-IIB family hydrolase, with amino-acid sequence MKYSTVVLDLDGTLLNSKKEVSKRNLEAVLSCYQRGMRIIIATARPPRAVNWFLPKDLLDIGAFVYYNGAQVICKKSKIEFSESIPANVTSEILDYCLQHDPLIELTMEVNDEWFSLIELDYITSMNARSNPIVKPLNEMKQYEATKILLSGNNQILGLFTKFEDKINIITTDNNQLIQIMPLLASKESAITKLCNLYNVELDSVIVFGDDHNDIGLFKKAGYSIAMANAIEGLKEIADEITDSNDHDGVAVSLEKYFKEE; translated from the coding sequence TTGAAGTATTCAACAGTAGTCCTTGATTTGGACGGTACATTATTAAACTCTAAGAAAGAAGTATCAAAGAGAAACTTAGAAGCCGTTTTATCGTGTTATCAAAGAGGAATGAGAATTATCATTGCTACAGCTCGACCGCCTAGGGCTGTTAATTGGTTTCTTCCTAAGGATTTATTGGATATCGGAGCTTTTGTATATTACAACGGAGCACAGGTAATATGTAAGAAATCTAAGATAGAATTTAGTGAATCAATCCCTGCTAATGTAACTTCAGAAATTCTTGATTACTGTTTGCAGCATGATCCTCTGATTGAACTCACGATGGAAGTGAATGACGAGTGGTTTAGTTTAATAGAGCTTGATTATATTACCTCGATGAATGCAAGATCAAACCCCATTGTTAAACCCTTAAATGAGATGAAGCAATATGAAGCAACGAAGATACTCCTCTCTGGAAATAATCAGATTCTGGGACTGTTTACTAAGTTTGAAGATAAAATAAATATAATAACTACGGATAATAATCAATTGATACAAATCATGCCGCTCCTAGCATCTAAGGAGTCAGCAATAACTAAACTATGCAATTTGTATAATGTAGAGCTGGATTCAGTTATTGTATTTGGTGATGATCATAATGATATAGGTCTTTTTAAGAAAGCTGGATATTCCATCGCCATGGCAAATGCTATTGAGGGATTGAAGGAAATTGCTGATGAAATAACCGATAGCAATGATCATGATGGAGTAGCTGTAAGCCTAGAAAAGTATTTCAAAGAAGAGTAG